In the Streptomyces sp. BHT-5-2 genome, one interval contains:
- a CDS encoding DUF3073 domain-containing protein yields MGRGRAKAKQTKVARQLKYSSGGTDLSRLADELASQSNQQPPNREPFEDDEDDDPYARYAERYNGEDDEDEGHSSHQRRRA; encoded by the coding sequence ATGGGGCGCGGCCGGGCCAAGGCCAAGCAGACAAAGGTCGCCCGCCAGCTGAAGTACAGCAGCGGTGGGACGGATCTCTCGCGACTGGCCGACGAGCTTGCATCGCAGTCGAACCAGCAACCTCCGAACCGCGAGCCGTTCGAGGATGACGAGGACGACGACCCGTACGCGCGGTACGCAGAACGCTACAACGGCGAGGACGACGAGGACGAGGGCCACTCCTCGCACCAGCGTCGTCGCGCCTGA
- the purM gene encoding phosphoribosylformylglycinamidine cyclo-ligase: protein MSAESTGASYASAGVDIEAGDRAVDLMKKWVAKATRPEVVGGLGGFAGLFDASALKRYERPLLASATDGVGTKVDIARKMGVYDTIGHDLVAMVVDDLVVCGAEPLFMTDYICVGKVFPERVAAIVKGIAEGCVLAGCALVGGETAEHPGLLGEDEFDVAGAGTGVVEADRVLGADRIRTGDAVIAMASSGLHSNGYSLVRHVLFDRAGLSLDQEVPELGRTLGEELLEPTKIYSLDCLALTRTSEVHAFSHITGGGLANNLARVIPDGLHATVDRSTWAPGAIFDLVGSAGSVELLELEKTLNMGVGMMAVVPQESVDVALTTLADRGVDAWVGGEIVERGAHTEAVTLTGAYAS, encoded by the coding sequence ATGTCCGCTGAATCAACCGGTGCCAGCTACGCGAGCGCGGGTGTCGACATCGAGGCCGGCGACCGTGCCGTGGACCTCATGAAGAAGTGGGTGGCCAAGGCCACCCGTCCCGAGGTCGTCGGCGGGCTCGGCGGTTTCGCCGGTCTCTTCGACGCCTCCGCGCTCAAGCGCTACGAGCGGCCCCTGCTGGCCTCGGCCACCGACGGCGTCGGCACCAAGGTCGACATCGCCCGCAAGATGGGCGTCTACGACACCATCGGCCACGACCTGGTCGCCATGGTCGTCGACGACCTGGTCGTCTGCGGCGCCGAGCCGCTGTTCATGACCGACTACATCTGCGTGGGCAAGGTCTTCCCGGAGCGGGTCGCGGCGATCGTCAAGGGCATCGCCGAGGGCTGTGTGCTGGCCGGCTGCGCGCTGGTCGGCGGCGAGACCGCCGAGCACCCGGGCCTGCTCGGCGAGGACGAGTTCGACGTCGCCGGCGCCGGCACCGGCGTGGTCGAGGCCGACCGGGTGCTGGGCGCGGATCGTATCCGTACGGGCGACGCGGTGATCGCGATGGCGTCCTCCGGACTTCACTCGAACGGGTACTCCCTCGTCCGCCACGTCCTCTTCGACCGGGCCGGCCTGTCCCTGGACCAGGAGGTCCCGGAGCTCGGCCGCACCCTCGGCGAGGAGCTGCTGGAGCCCACCAAGATCTACTCGCTGGACTGCCTGGCCCTCACCCGCACCAGCGAGGTGCACGCCTTCTCGCACATCACCGGCGGCGGCCTGGCCAACAACCTGGCCCGGGTGATCCCGGACGGCCTGCACGCCACCGTCGACCGCTCCACCTGGGCGCCCGGCGCGATCTTCGACCTGGTCGGCAGCGCCGGCTCGGTGGAGCTGCTGGAGCTGGAGAAGACCCTGAACATGGGCGTCGGCATGATGGCCGTCGTCCCGCAGGAGTCGGTGGACGTCGCCCTGACCACCCTCGCCGACCGCGGCGTGGACGCCTGGGTCGGCGGCGAGATCGTCGAGCGCGGCGCGCACACCGAGGCAGTGACCCTCACCGGTGCCTACGCGAGCTGA